cACCAAGAACTGTGAAATCAAGGTTCAGGGAATAACTCACTTGCAGcaagtgaataaagtcaaactgGTAAAGTGGGaacattttaaaagtctgatTTTAATTGCTATGAAAGTATTTCACAATAATTGTCTAACCCAGTATTCACACTGCCACCATAAAGTCCTTTCCCTTTGTATAGCCCTTAATGACAGCTGAGTAAACTGACTTTATAAAAACCATACAAGGTGGGTGACACCATGTAACTGGTATACAGATTAAATTGTTGGCCCAGGATTATCTAATTCATAAGTGTGTTCACACAGAAGAGGAAGTTTAATCTGTGAATCAACATTGTATATTGGTCAAATTcatgtgtgtgtaaacatacttggccaataaaaataattaacagtGTTCATAGACAACTAGAATACAACAAGTAGCAGACAACCTGGACAGAAATATTTGTATCTTCAGATAACAACAAGTCAACTGTTTAGTGCCAAGCTTTCTCCTTGGTGCATGTGGAGAACAGGACGAACTCTCATGAGACTTGTGAGCGTTTGTCCTGCTTTTGTGTTGACTCATGACAGTTTAAGGACTGCAGATGTTCAGCAACTATGCCGAAGTCGGACACAAGCAGATCACTGATTCCATTAGTCACTAATTGCTTTAGCCGTTTGATAtaaattaagatgtttattatgTACATTACACACTGTGTCCCTGAATTCTTTGTAAGTAAACTTTTAATTTTCTAACATTTGTTCACGGTGCAGGTGATTCAACTTGGGAGAGCTTTGCATCAAAATGTTGGAGGTGAACATGTaaataagacaaaaataaaaagagagttAAATAACCAAGAGGATTTAAAATGGTCGCACTCACGCGCAGTGGGTTCTCGTTCAGGTAGGGAGGCTCTCCTTCAACCATCTCAATGGCCATAATACCCAGTGACCAAATGTCTACTTTAGGCCCATAAGCCTTTCTGGTCACCACCTCAGGAGCCATCCAGTACGGCGTGCCTACCATGGTGCTGCGTTTGCTCTGCTCTGGAGTGATCTGAGCACAGAAGCCAAAATCGGCTGTCGAGGAGATGAAGAAGAGTGAATAAATAGTAACAGTGAAATGACACAGCAATCGGAGTTTAACAGGCTGCCCCTGATGACATACGTAAAGGACTTACTCAGCTTGACAGAGCCATCCATCCCGAGCAGCACGTTGTCACTTTTAATGTCTCTGTGGATGACCTGATTCGCATGCAGGAAATCCAATGCTTGTAAACACTGCAGATACAGAAACAAATGGGAAGAGACAAGGAAAAgttgttgagtttttttttgGCTCTAACTTTCACATAAAGTAGGATTTGATTTCTTCCATATGGCTGTCAAGAGTGCAGCGTACCTCTCGGCAGACAGCAGCTATTTGGGCCTCATCCATGCAGGTCTCTGTAACCACATCGGTCAAGGAGCCACCAGCCAGGTACTCCATCACCACAAACAGCTCCTCCCCCATCAggaaactaacacacacacacacacacacacaggtcagtcCATGCTTGtgtgtccttttttaaaatttgttataGTATCATTGGATGCTCTACTCTCACTTTTTTCAAGAGCTGTCTGGGTGTAACTTTACTTTCAGTCTTACCTGTCTAAAAAGTTGACAATGTTGGGGTTTTTCAACTCCTTCATCACCAGAATCTCATTGATGATCAGCTCCTTCTTCGGCTGCTTTTGTAGGTTGATCTGTTTAATGGCGACCTGTAAAAAGGCACGAAGAGAGAAGAGACGAATGATGATGAATTACTTCTTCTCAGGGGATTGTTAGTATAGTATTTTCATATGTAATATTCCTAATCTTCTCTTGCTCTTTGTCATGACTGCTCTCTTTTCTTAATGTAAAGCATTTAAAGCAAGACAACATAAGTTTTgaaagaagacataacacattCTTGGTTATATGATGGCTATTTCTAACTAATGTACGCTAATGTTAGTTAACTTTAAATAGATATTGCTGCATAACTAACAGCACTGGGTCAGTTTGCTAACTTGATTACTCttctttatttgtgtttctggtCACCTGGGGTCACAGTGGCAGCTGTTCAGGAAAGGTTACATAGTCTCACTTTAAAGCTGTATTTCTTGTAGAAATATGCGTTTCATGTAGCAATTGTTACGCAATGAGCGCCACTTCTATGCTCTGCTGTGTCCCTGGTTAGTCTTTCTCCACAACTCATCTATTAGTCATTCTTTACCTCCTGTCCTGTGGCAACATCAATGGCTGTGAAAACTGTTCCTGATGCCCTGTGACAAGAGTGAGATGAGCAATGCACATTTGAACAAACAGTTCACTCAAATTAGTCTGCATATGTATTATGCACAGGTGTGACATGGTGCTTTTTTGTATATTACTAactgaaaaactaaaataacactACTACCAAAGAATCTACTACGATCGGTCTCATAGGATAGTTGGGATCATGTTGAGGTTTCTGGCTCCATAAGGCTGACACTGAAGACGCTCGAAAACATGTAATgttgacacacaaaaaaagagagaaagaaaatatatataaagtaatatTACATGGAATGGTGGATCTGCACTCACCCCTGACCAATTTTTTCATATCTGGTGTACTTCTTCTTGGGATCTCCAATGCTGACTATGGTTCCTGTAAGCCAGATAACAATCACATATGGAAAGGAAACAGGTGGGATTTCAACAGCTGTATTGTTCAGGAAACAGATTTGTAAGATTAATGatatattaattatttactCAGTTTGTCCATGATTTCCTCATCCGACATCTTGcccttctttttctgtctgtctgcagccttGGAGGCAGTGTCTCCATCTACACATGTGCTTGGAGCAGGGATGGGGTCAATAACAGAGCGCGTATACACCTgtacaacacaacaaacaagagGCAATCAAATAAATTCATTATTCTTAAATGCACAAAGAGTGCATCAGAATGTGAAATATGAATAAGTGATTTTACAGACAATCATTTTGCTGTCAAGGCTACTTAGGGTAGGTGACTTACGCTCTTTGTGTGTTCTGGTCTTGGTGCCACAATAGGAGGAGGAGcttcatcatcgtcatcatcatcaatgtCTTTGATATTCGGAGAAGAGGGTTCAGAGCCTTTTTTGACAGGCTAATTTAGAGTAAAAGAAAAGGTTGTTTATAAGAAAAAACATTGGGCTAATTAAACAGCATGTGTTTTGTAACTGAGCACTGAGTACTTACAGACTGAGGCCCTGGGGTGAATGCATCTTTTTCTGataatgaaaaaacacaacaaagagaAACCGTTAGAAACTAGAATTACTGGGAGCGGCGGTGCCTCAATCGGTGGAGTGCCCGCCCCATGTGCAAGGCTTAGTCCTTCTAGGTGTGGCCCCAGGTTTGATTCCAGCCTGGGGCAGCATAttgtcccctctctctctttctctctctctcaattcctACTTCTCTCTGTCCTATACAAATAAACCctaaaaaatatctttaaaaagaaaCTAGAATTACGGGCCTGTGGTTGTATGCCTCCGCCAACCAGTGAAGTTGCAGTTTACATCCCTGTCCAGTCCTGTCCTTTGTCCAGACTCATAATATCCACTATATTGTCAATGGTTTTAGGACACCCCTcagaatcattgaattcagttgttccaatcacttctatggccacaggtgtataaaatcaagcacctaggcatgcagactgcctctacaaacatttgtgaaagaatgggtcgctctcaggagctcagtgaattcaagcgtggtACTGTGATAGGTTGCCACTTGTGCAATAAGTCATTTTTTAAGCTTCGACAGTTATTAAGCAATTGTAGAATTAATAAACACCataacttccacactactgctgtCAGTCCATTcatgaaatttcctcactactaaaaaTTCCAcagtcaactgttagtggtattataacaaagtggaagcaaTGGGAACAACGGAAACTCTatattaaaccctacggattaaTATCATTTATGTATATGTAAAGGCAGGCGAGCCAAAACTTTGGCAATATAATGCAGGTAGTGAATACATggaatttaataaaaaagtatAACTTTCCAGTGAATACACATTGTTGAACTGATTAAAAAGGTGGGATAAGCAATTCTCTACAAATCCAATGCCATGACAAATATGATGTGTGAAAGTTTGTCATAGTTGCCACATCAGTTCTTGAGTTATGGCCAAAAACGTGTTTGAAATTTTGAGGTCACAGTGTCCTTGAACTCTGAGTAAAAAGTGTCACCAATTCATTGTCCaaccaactgtgaaatatggtTATCAAATCTTGAATtatgggcaggaaacatcactgcagatccatctcaccccagacAAAACCTGTTCCAACTTCTCCACTCTGGTAGGCACTACATAGCACTGtccgccaaaaccaacagactcaggaacagtttcttcccacaagccatcactctgacaattcctgtgcaataacccagtaactctgcctctaatcggccacctgtttactggctaccactCATCATTTATTCAATATtgtctatttcagagctgttcatactgtcatattgtatactgtataccaaatccacctacctcaagtacataacacctgcacataatacttatttattccagcatcctttgcactgtgctccttcacactgtgtacatgtatgcttgtatgtgcacctgtatatcacatccacctccgacatgtacataataataacaacaacaacaaaaataatggtaataatttactcctgcatcctttgcactctgctcattgcactattgtctcaatctgtctatttctgtttttgattatatatatatatatatatatatatatatatatgtgtgttctctatactgtagcctgtgttagATTTTATGAAAGCATTACTGTTATTGTATTATtctataagtaagcacatcgtgagcattgtacaatcgagagtcaaattcctcgcatgtgcacatacctggcaataaacaaaattgattgattgactgattcTAACAGTTACCGTCACTTTTGACCACTAAACTCCAATCAATTCATTATTGAGTCCAAGTGGACGTTTGTGCCAATTTTGAGATCTTGTGTTCGGACAGACAACGAGATAAAATAATGCCGCCGGCCACTGCTTTGGCCACTGCACAAAAGATGTTTTAAAGTACCTGTGGTAACAGATTACACTAGGTGTTTGTTTAAAGCCTAACAAAATCGTCCTCTTTTACACCTACCTGGTCACTCAAAGCTTTACGTCAGAGAATATTGATGAAATTCCTCtttatgagaaaataaaaatgttatctATTTGAacactaaaggaaaaaaatcattttagGCAATAATTAACTTGTACTTACAAACACAGTGgagtagtttatttatatttttcaggGCTAAACCTAGCCACTTTACATGACCAATTCCGTCCACTGGAAGAATTTAATATCTTGATATAAGTTCACAATACCCTGCAGGTAACTTAACAAACTTCACAATTTAACTTCAAGTCTCACCAGAAGATGAAAAGCTGAGGTACTTCTGACGGCCGTTGCCCGTGGAGTCGTAGAACTTGAGAACGTCGAGCACAGCCTGCGGGTTTTTCTTCTGCTCTGACTTGGTGATGTTTGAGGTCTGGAGTAGTCGAGCCCATTGTTCTGGCATACCCTGCGTATGACAAAGATGACATAGTGTCAAACTGGTGCAGTGTGATGGAAATGTGTGTATTGGTTAACAGTCAAGTGTCAAAAAGCTTGGGGAAAATGTGCATTGGAAACTTACAGTGAACTCCCCTGTGACAGCATCAAACCCAACATGTATGGTGTGTTCAAAATCTGAAGGTGGTGAGATCTCTGGTCGTTCTTTGTCTCGATCTTTCTTTCTACCACCTGAGAGTAAACAAAACCGTCTTGAAATGACGCATAACACATCAGTGCTTACACCAATCACAAACACAAGAATAACTTTCaagttaaatatttttctaCCAAACTCTTCATCGCACCTTTTTCAGCCCCCGAGAAGATTGAGATGATCTTGTTGCGaggttttctctcctctggcaCAGATGGCAGCGGTTTAGAGCTGTGGTTGGCTGAGAGTGAGTCTTTGCCAGAGCCGGTGCTAAAGATGGTACTGCTCATTCTGACTGGAGGGGCAGGGGGTTTATCTTCAGGGTCTCCGTTATCACACATCGCTATAGGTTGTTGTGAGCCTCACAGGGGTAAGAGGGCGGgggcgggggtggggggggcacaCAGGATGAGGATGGACAGGGTGGCAAACACAGAGGGAGCCAGGCAGCGCTCACATCAGCATGAGGCACGGGTGTGCTCATGCACTATGGGAGGATGTGCGGAAAGTGACAGCAAAAGTGAAAATGAAGCACCAATTGGTTCCTGTAAGAAAACATTCATAAGACCATAAACATACTGTAATAAGGTTATAAATACAGCAGAATTTGGTGAATAATAATCATGGAGCTTTCAACTGAAAATCTAATGACACTGCAATTGAAGTCAAAGAGTACATGAGCATTGGGGGTGGTATTAGTGTTTGGTAATGGGGAAAAACCTATTAGTTGGGCCACAATAGCGTGGGGCAGAGAGAAACCCAACACACCGTTTGAAACGTCTATTATCTCAGTATTCAGGCaacaattaatattaaaaattgtTACTACCCGAAGTACAAATAAACAGCCCATAGTGACTGAATTGAAAGATGATTTTAGGAACAAACTAAGCTAATTATTTGGCAATATCTAACTAATAATAAGGGTGAGAGTAGAGACTGTATCatttaaagttaatttaatgGAGAGACTGTGACCACAGGGACTACAGCTTATTTTATACAACTTATTCCCCTACCTAAAACCTTTGTATTAGTCTGAGAAATATTGAGCGTAGAAGAGAAGTAGTTTCTTCTTTGTGTCCAAACCCATGACTGGGGAAGAATAAAAGAGCAGCCCAGATGAGGATAATGAAAGCATAATGGAAGTTGCTCTTCTCCTAGTGCACTTCGTACAGAAATGAAAAGCTGACACTTCATTGCTTGTCCATTATTTCCCCATATTCCGGCATTTCATGTGTTCAAAAATGCCCTTCAAATGAGTAACAGGGGCGgctagcaagctaacgttagcattaggTTAACTAGCTACTTGGCCAACAAGTGTGCTAgtgtaagctaacgttagcatgacAAGCTATACTAACACTTGCAACCTTACGAGATCCGCGTTAAGCTTTCAGCGAACGCAAAGTAGTCTGACAACAAAAGTTATAGGATTTCTCCCGATAAATTAACATAGCCAGAAGCTGGTTTGGACAACACAACAGAGACTGCAAAGTAACAAACTATCCGGTACCAGTCTGCTTAATTTGCAGGCTAACGGAAAGGACGCAGGGGCAGCAGAGCTCACCGGAGGCTCCACAGTAGCTAAACTTGAACAGAACTTGACTCCCGGCCGATCCTCGACGGTTTGGAAAACGTTTGTAAATCCGTTAAAAGTACTTCCTCTGTTACACGGGGCCTTGGTAGTAAGCAACGCGTacaaataacttaaaaaaacGTGACTACAACTATTTACAGTGCAACTTTTCTTCTATCTTTTTCGACCCTTGGATAATTCCGTTATGGCGAAGGGGAAGCGGAACTACCGACCCAGCCCTAGcctattcaataaatgtttcaaGTGAATGGTGTGTGAAGTGTGTCTGCTATCTCATACACAAATTACAACCTGTATGCATAACTGTGCCTCTAATGCTGGAAGCTCTAACGTTTTTAACCACTGGGAATACAAAAAGCAAGAAACATGTTCAAACTTAAGAAACTGGATGTTATAGGGTGAATTAGGTACAAA
This genomic window from Micropterus dolomieu isolate WLL.071019.BEF.003 ecotype Adirondacks linkage group LG05, ASM2129224v1, whole genome shotgun sequence contains:
- the pak2b gene encoding serine/threonine-protein kinase PAK 2b codes for the protein MCDNGDPEDKPPAPPVRMSSTIFSTGSGKDSLSANHSSKPLPSVPEERKPRNKIISIFSGAEKGGRKKDRDKERPEISPPSDFEHTIHVGFDAVTGEFTGMPEQWARLLQTSNITKSEQKKNPQAVLDVLKFYDSTGNGRQKYLSFSSSEKDAFTPGPQSPVKKGSEPSSPNIKDIDDDDDDEAPPPIVAPRPEHTKSVYTRSVIDPIPAPSTCVDGDTASKAADRQKKKGKMSDEEIMDKLRTIVSIGDPKKKYTRYEKIGQGASGTVFTAIDVATGQEVAIKQINLQKQPKKELIINEILVMKELKNPNIVNFLDSFLMGEELFVVMEYLAGGSLTDVVTETCMDEAQIAAVCRECLQALDFLHANQVIHRDIKSDNVLLGMDGSVKLTDFGFCAQITPEQSKRSTMVGTPYWMAPEVVTRKAYGPKVDIWSLGIMAIEMVEGEPPYLNENPLRALYLIATNGTPELQNPEKLSPVFRDFLNRCLEMDVEKRGGGKELLQHPFLKLAKPLSSLTPLILAAKEAMKGNR